From the genome of Medicago truncatula cultivar Jemalong A17 chromosome 2, MtrunA17r5.0-ANR, whole genome shotgun sequence:
ATCAGAGCAAAGCAAAAGTGATTGCGTTGGTGATGATGATCTAGTCTACTTCATGTTCTTTGCAGATTGTCGTGACCGTTCTGAATTTTCATTAGCTAAATCTTATTTTGGAAATTGTGTTGCCTCTTATAACGTGGTTGTAAAAAGGGGTGAGTTAGTTGAAAAAGATGGTATTGTTGCAGCAAATGCTATTTAAAAGAAGATAAGAGATTTTAAGAGTGATGCTTTGTTAGAAGCTGAAACGTTGATACCTGATTATATGGAATTATTAAAACCTGGTAACTCATTTGTAGTGGTTGCTGGGTCACCTAAACTTGATGTTTGTGAGACTGATTTTGGGTGGGGAAAACCAAAGAAATCTGATGCAGTGCATATTGATTCGTTCCGTTCGATTTCTCTTTCTGATTGTAGAGATGGTGGGAGGTTGGTTTGGCTCTTGAGAGGTCTCAAATGACTGCTTTCATCAATATCTATAAAGAACAATTTGGTGATATTTGTAGCAACTGAATGAAAGAAACTTCTACTATCGTCTCCAGCAGATACATGGTGCAACTCTACCATAGAACAATAAGACtaatctaaatcattatctttTACATCTAAAACAAATGAAGCCATTCAtatacttgtattttttttagttttttgtttgttaatcaCAAAGTGGAAAACACAATCCAAAAACTTACATGCAAAAGTGCGATTCCTTAACAATTTCgtcctttattttgttttttcacgttatttttttttcttttgatcaacTTAAATATGGATTGTTATGATTTAAATCCTTGGTTTTACTTCGATATAAGTTATTAGTATTTAAATATATGGTTTTTCactcatatttttatataaatttttgatttgatatttgaaaattcatttgtAAATAGGccaaagaataaaaataacGTGAAAGCAGAAAAAGGAGGTAAAAAACGAAATCAttctacaaaaaagaaaatgcaatGAATAAAGTATAAGTTAACTAACAAATATATGGATATAAATTTGCGCATGCTATATCATTATAGGAATTCAAtattttctacttttcttttACTGGAAAAGTTTTTCTACATGAAatcaacaattttctttgtagaATTGGCGAGATAGTTAGTCTTGTGGCTATCGTTTACTTAATCTTGACATGATTTTATTTCACATGTATACTGTTTTTTGTGATATTATAGTTAATGCTTGCGTATTACGTTTTTGGataatattatttgttatattgagttatattttattatgttatgtcCAAAAGGTATATATGTTCCAAAATCATGTGCCTCCTTGGTGCGGATTCTATAAACCGAATAAGTATTTTACCCACATTGTTTATAGAATCTAAAATTTGTAAATATAATGATGCTCAGactaattaaaaatttgttgATTGGGGTTTCAGTAcaattcgaattatataatctgaatcaCTCAAATACACTATCAATTTATGTGATCTATAATACATTGATAGTTCATGTTGTCCAAAATGCACATAAACttcttaaaattttatgtttttttgttcatttttaatCCATGccacataataaataaacatttattCAGTATAAATGAACTATAACTTAGTTATTGTTTACTTTAACAAGGGGAAATTCAATCTGTTTAGGATATGTGTTGATGTTACATCGTCTGATTTAAAGGATCAATTTTCCCACATTAACGGTTGTTTCAACGATAAAGACATGGGAAGAGTGGTCAATATTGAGTATAATCGTCCATCGATCGACTCAGATGGAAGCGTTTGCTCTGCCATGATGAAACTTCAGAGAGACGACGATGTGAGAACCATGTTCTTTATTTTGTATAATTAGAAGGAACCGATCGAGATAGATGTTACCTTGATGATATATTTTCATGTTATTCGTGCAAGTTTGATTTACCCCTTGATATACGAAGAAATCAGGGCATGCAGGGAAGAACCGGATAGAGAAATTTGTTTGACTCATCCATGATCTTGTCTATGTTTAATTTGGCAAATTCTATAGTACactcaaaaatttgagtgtattaGTACACCCAATCaacaaattaatagttaaatgtgttattttttgaagagaaaaattgttttccatcacctataattataataattaaatcttattaacCAAAAACGTctacgaaataaaatttaatttttctgagtttttagtactcataatagagaatttagattaatttttacaataaaatgtaaaaaaaattagtatgatttttataaataatgaaatgacattttataaaatataaatatcaacaaatagctctttattccataaaaataatagttaatttaaaattttttgaagtaggagtaccggtacaccttaatttgcgggtgtaccgtagaagttccagtttaatttatgtttctattatttttgtactatgttgttgttgctgaattTATGTTAAACTGTGTTGTTCTCATCGTTGTAGTTGAAATGTGTTATTGTTGGTGATGTATAATTTGATTGGTGGAATCTTTGTTTAAAATTTTCTCTCgttttgtttttataagtttGGGTGATTTCGGATTCTACATATAACCTAAAATAGTAAAATCACACTTTGGATTGCAAAATCTAAATGGGGTAAAACGATAATTTCAGAGGGCGCACAAGAGGAGTGGAGGCGATCAGAATttcttaaataataatttttgctTAAGAAATTTAGGCCTCAAAACGAAGCAATTTGGGCCTCAAGATCGATATATTATGTGCTGAAACTTTTAAGAATCCTTGTTAGTGTTGATACAAAATCCTCTTTTAATGTTTTAAGAATTACAAACCCAATTTTGAATCATAATCTTTTGAGTTTGTTTTTATCATAATCTCAAACATGTGTTGAGAAATCGTGATCCAACAAAAAACCATTCATCATACAAATTGTACTTTAATTCTCAAATCTATTTATTACAATAGTTTGAAAAAGAATTGTAGAAGCATGCCGATGTTTATAATACAGAGTGTAACAGACTGATCTGGTACGGTCAGAAGTTTCTGATAGCAGGATACTGTATTAGATAAACTGATACGAAGTATGTGGACTAAAAGTATATGATTTTAGTGAACCGGATAAATCTCTTGTGTTCTCTTCTCTTCCTTATCTCTTATATCTGTTTAGACTACACACACACTAATCACCTTTATAATATATCTATcgagaacaatctggtcctaattaataattaaattaatccagagtgctcaagttctaaattaacttttaatatcattttatcattttgatcTTTAATATAATTactctccagaacaatctgatTCTAATTAAACAACTAAATTAATTcagagttctctggtcctaTATTCATCATTAAcattaggctaaaatatggttttgatccttgcaaatatgcctcattttagttttagtccctgtaaaaaaaattgttgtttttggtccctgcaaaatattttgtttttgaaaatagtcgctgcagggactattttcaaaaacaaaacattttgcagggacctttttcaaaatcaaaagattttgcagggactatttctctaataaatgggttcagtcatcatatGCCacatgtgcaaatcatcacaaaagtggagtcagggaccaaaaccaaaatgaggcatatttgcatggaccaaaaacaacaaaaaaattttacagggattaaaaccaaaacgaagcatatttgcagggaccaaaaccatattttagccttaacattattatattattctGCTCGCTAATATAATCATTCTCTAGAACATTCCGGTCGTTATTAAAACTACTTAACAAGCTTTTTCTTGAGTATATAAGCATTTTAAAGTTTTAGGATTACATTTAAAAGGATCACAATTCAAATCTTTCTTTCTTACGATGTTTATTGCTACTTCAGtcaatgttatttcaaaattaaaaaatcacaatttaTTTGATAACCGTATAAAAATATATGGGAATCGTCAGGGGTGGCCCTGAGCGCGGCCTTGAGGGGCGGCAGCCCAGGACACCATTTATTTAGgggcaccaaaattattatttttgcttagtagttatatatatatatatatatatatatatatatatatatatatatatatatatatatatatatatatatatagggggcatatcacatgagaatgaatttcttatatgagaatgataagaatgaatctcaaccattagatcaaaatgGATGGATGAGATTAAGAGATTACACATGTGCATCTCCTTATTCTATCGCTTACTGTTCATCTTCTCAAACTCACCTTCTAATGTTATCTCCTGAGTGAAATTCAACTGAATAAACACTAATTAGTTAAAGCCTTAATTCATTAAATTGATTCAATCCAACACAGAAAAATCCATTAGTTAAATGGATTGTTCATATAAGAATTCATCACACCCCACTAGTTAAAACTTTGCTAAGATTTCCATTCTCCGTTGGCAATTCCATCAATAATGGGTTTGtgcccaaaaacaaaaacaaaaaacgattttgtgaatgattttttttagaatggaAATTAAGTAGAAGAAAAACAATCGACTGTTATCATCAATATATTCATTGTAACGTGCCTTgcaaattgaattgaaatttctGGGTTAGGTTAAGGAAAACGACTAAAGGGTAAATGAGTTCTGGAATATAGCTGAATTGAAATGGTTGAGGATAGCATGAGGAAAggcataaaaattgaaataatcaaAAGATGTTAAGGAATTTGGAACCGCAAACTCAGgagagagggagaagaaaaatcAGGGACGCGTGAAGGAtggaaaagaggaagagaatgGTCACATGCTTGGCACATGAGTCATTTAAGTGATGTTTTAATCTAATCCATTGCTTTTAATCCGATGACTACAATTtattctcaccattctcacaTAAGTTACACATTCTCATGtgatatatatatctttttaattCGCTTTGATTTATTctcttgaaaatatatttttgggtaactttgattataaatgaatattttgcaaCAAACAATGTAAggagaaaaatatttgaataattaaaagggCGTAatttatatgtaggggtcggggttcaaaccccggacaccccacttattcaccttgaattctagccactagactacctaacaaaaaaaacataatttattatttcGTACAGGGCACCAAAAATTTTAAGGCCGACCCTGGGAATCGGTTGCCAAAGATAAGGTGTTGTTTGTTTCAGATTTGAATTCGAGTTCTTGTAGCAACTTTCGCATGCCCGCTCCTTCAAATGTGtgagttgattttttatttttatttttacaatccAAATGTGTGAGATGATTAGTAATAGATGAacttgatttaaaataaaacaagccATCCAATCattaataatataatcaatCAAGGAATGGTCGTTTTATCTCATAGTCACACCAAATTGatcaataaacaaaattaacatttttaattaatatattaaaaaaaaagtgttgtaattttcttaaattctttacaaataaaataagcttgctaaataaataataaacaaaaaaattactaagAAGGACATAAGGCCATGATCACTGTCATCATTCcataacaatgattagaatttctgtaaatagaatttttatcttgaaaatataaaccgtcactttttatcaagtaataatcacattaatttttaataaaaacttacttCTTTTGATGCTTAACCAATACCCCAGAAACACGGGTTAacattctccaaaaaaaattacttatttctTTCAAATACTATCAATATCCTCATCTTCAAACTAGATATAGTCATTAGCACTATTGTCATCCTCCTCATCAACCTGATCACTAATCCCCTCGTTAAGTCTAGTATTATTAGCAAATTACTTACTCCCTCATCAAACCCATAATTGAAAAACTAATttcaaaagcaaaacaaaaaaaaaaccgtgAATGTAAACCTTCAAATTGATGCACAAAGTTGAGATAAGATTCACCTTTAAAttaaagagttaaatatgttttttgtccttataaaatttttaaattttaaattttaattgctATAAAAAATTTCGTCAATTTCTGGTCCCTGCATTTTTTGTCGTCATGTTTAGTATGTTATAAAAATCTCTcttgcaaaagtttttttttattttttatcaagtgatgaattaaatttatgcttatatttaattcatatcttgttaaaaaattctatctTTTTTTGCAGAAGAGATTGTTATAGTATTATAAACATCTTGATaaaaaatgattcaaatatgtgaaatatatgtatgatttgattTAAAAACAGGGACCATAAGTGGGGGGTAGAAAATTTTTTAACAaccaaaaattgatgaaaaacttcatagggactaaaacttaaaatttaaaaattttataggaacaaaaactatatttaaccctaaactAAATGTTGCACACGATTCTTAGAGAGAAGAAATGTTTAGTTGGTACAACCCTAAATCAAAAAGATTTGAGGGGCACCacacataaataataaaatttaaaagaaaaatatttgttacatCAGTTAATAAGTTAATATCGTTTGTATCTATGCATGTGTGTCCAAATAAATTCTATTTAGGCTTTTGCTCACGCAGGACTTGCTCCTTAGAGAGACACGACATGCATTACGAGGGCACGcaatggagagagagagggggggaCCGATCGAAAGTTATAACATGGTATTCCGATAGTGAATGTGAGGCTAACGAGTGAGAGTGAAGATGGGTGGTGACCGATGAGCAGTgagcttttattgtttttacttctccttttcttttcttttaagcTTTTTATTTGGAAAAAGATAGGTAGACACCCTTTTTTGATACACCTCTTATGTACACCCCATGTACCAGggtattttaatcatttcacaTCACATTATCACCCCTttttatctcttctttcaatgtttttgccacatgtcacaaatgtgtgtggatgtaaaagggtgtatgccacctaaggtggttTATGTATAAAAGCTCTTTTATTTTGAGTTGACAGAGACATAAGTTAAAATATGCCATGTGTAAAATGAGTGGTGCCAGATGAAGGTGATTAAATATCGGGAAATGATGAGACATATTTTCAAGTTCAACTTACTCTTTTCTCATCTCATTTCAAAACAATACAACAACATGAGCAACACAAACATGCTTCATCATCACGAGATCAAATTCTATCATAACGAAACAGTAATTATGAAGGTGATAGAGCAGACTCAAATTTCACCACCACCAAGTTCACTTCCATCACCAACGAGAATCCCTCTCACTTTCTTTGACATTTCTTGGTTTTACTGCAAACCCCCCCTTAAACGCATCTTCTTCTACCACTTTCCTCACCCAACTCATCACTTCCTCCAAACAACACTTCCTATTCTCAAACACTCACTTTCCTTAACCCTTCAACACTTCTTTCCCTTCACCTCCAACCTCATCATCCCTCCAAATTCCCATAACACTCCTCCTTTCATACGTTACCTTGATGAAGACTCTATCTCCTTCACCATAGCTGAATCCTCAGCAGACTTCAACATCCTCATATCTGATTCACAAGATGCTCAAAATTGGCACCCTCTTGTTCCAAATTTACCTCCACCTCGTACTGAACAAAATGGTACATGTATTGTTCCTCTCATGGCCATTCAAATCACCATTCTACCTAACTCTGGCTTCTCTATATGTCTCGCGTTTAAACACGTTGTTGCAGACGGAAAATCACTTCATCATTTCATGAAATTTTGGGCATTTGTTTCCAAAGCTATAACAAACAACAACGAGTTGTCTCTTGAATACTCTCCGCCTCTTGATCTTCCTTCCCATGAAAGAGATAGAGTACTTAAACACCCAACGGCTCCTAAACTCAACTACTTTCAAGAAATACAATATTTTGTATTGGAAATCATGAAATCCACAAGTCTAGTTCGAGATGCAGCTTATGCTAACAAAGTACGAACTAGTTTAGTATTGAGTCGTGAAGAAGTTCAGAAAATGAAGGGATGGATCATTGATAAATGTAAAGACTCAACACCACACATGTCAACTTTTGTTGTAACATGTTCcttgatttggttttgtatGGTCAAATCAGAACAAAGTAAAAGTGATCTAGTGTACTTCATGTTTTTTGCAGATTGTCGTGATCGTCGTGAATTTTCATTATCGAAAACTTATTTTGGAAACTGTCTTGCTTCTTATACTGTAGTTGTAAATAGGGGTGAGTTAGTTGGAAAAGATGGTATTCTTGTGGCGGCAAATGCT
Proteins encoded in this window:
- the LOC11427752 gene encoding coumaroyl-CoA:anthocyanidin 3-O-glucoside-6''-O-coumaroyltransferase 1 — encoded protein: MKVIKYREMMRHIFKFNLLFSHLISKQYNNMSNTNMLHHHEIKFYHNETVIMKVIEQTQISPPPSSLPSPTRIPLTFFDISWFYCKPPLKRIFFYHFPHPTHHFLQTTLPILKHSLSLTLQHFFPFTSNLIIPPNSHNTPPFIRYLDEDSISFTIAESSADFNILISDSQDAQNWHPLVPNLPPPRTEQNGTCIVPLMAIQITILPNSGFSICLAFKHVVADGKSLHHFMKFWAFVSKAITNNNELSLEYSPPLDLPSHERDRVLKHPTAPKLNYFQEIQYFVLEIMKSTSLVRDAAYANKVRTSLVLSREEVQKMKGWIIDKCKDSTPHMSTFVVTCSLIWFCMVKSEQSKSDLVYFMFFADCRDRREFSLSKTYFGNCLASYTVVVNRGELVGKDGILVAANAIERKIRDFKSDALLGVETLMPDYREIIKPGNSVKMVSGSPKLDVYETDFGWGKPKKSDVVHIDSSSSISLSDCRDGRGGIEVGLALERSQMTNFISIYNEQLGDICSM